A genome region from Halomarina salina includes the following:
- a CDS encoding DUF555 domain-containing protein, whose translation MTTSRHGEEETWFEVQLSVPWVVAGTTGVQDVINIAVSEVGKRVNQTSARYSEIVVQDVACPSCGYEYEAALSTTDFALVVLTVLAQFEAFSAEESSRIAKRELGVRMKDIPLTVLGVRRASSGVEEPAVETAAEPDAVTDASSGDGSEIDVLRLEEAAAGERARSARGGETK comes from the coding sequence ATGACGACGTCTCGGCACGGTGAGGAGGAGACATGGTTTGAGGTACAGCTGTCGGTTCCATGGGTGGTGGCGGGAACGACGGGCGTCCAGGACGTGATCAACATCGCGGTGTCGGAGGTGGGCAAGAGGGTGAATCAGACGTCGGCGCGGTACTCGGAGATCGTCGTTCAGGACGTTGCGTGTCCGTCCTGCGGGTATGAGTATGAGGCGGCGCTTTCGACGACGGATTTCGCGTTGGTGGTCTTGACGGTGTTGGCGCAGTTCGAGGCGTTCTCAGCGGAGGAGAGTTCGCGCATCGCGAAGCGGGAGTTGGGTGTGCGAATGAAGGATATTCCGTTGACTGTCTTGGGGGTTCGGCGGGCGTCGTCAGGAGTAGAGGAGCCAGCGGTGGAAACGGCGGCGGAGCCGGACGCGGTGACAGACGCGTCCTCTGGGGACGGGTCGGAGATTGACGTCTTGAGGCTGGAGGAAGCGGCGGCGGGCGAGCGAGCGAGGAGCGCGCGAGGCGGCGAGACGAAGTAG